In the genome of Polaribacter atrinae, one region contains:
- a CDS encoding outer membrane beta-barrel protein produces MSFYAQESSKWKIGIEYSMDKLSIDNGQNNDFIVTEGNINGYGIEFDKNNHTIGVITQFLFNEKISVSSGLLYSNKDFTGTYSCGTCDFIGTFPGYSPETLKQRFLVIPISIDYNFQLGNLEPILKAGFKSNIEIENDLKQQSKGYFLEAFVGVLINYEILETWNIGVGYNNQTALTDLYKTDNYNLRTNSFYLQIN; encoded by the coding sequence TTGAGCTTTTATGCGCAAGAGAGTTCAAAATGGAAAATAGGAATTGAATATTCAATGGATAAATTATCTATTGACAACGGACAGAATAATGACTTTATCGTTACAGAAGGAAACATAAATGGATACGGAATTGAATTTGACAAGAATAACCATACTATCGGAGTAATTACACAATTCTTGTTTAATGAAAAAATAAGCGTTTCATCTGGACTTTTATATTCAAATAAAGATTTTACTGGAACTTATAGTTGTGGAACTTGTGATTTTATTGGAACTTTTCCGGGTTATTCACCTGAAACGTTGAAACAAAGATTTTTAGTAATTCCAATATCAATCGATTATAATTTTCAGTTAGGGAATTTAGAACCAATTTTAAAAGCTGGATTTAAAAGCAACATCGAAATTGAGAATGATTTAAAACAACAAAGTAAAGGTTATTTTTTAGAAGCTTTTGTCGGAGTTTTAATTAACTACGAAATTTTAGAAACTTGGAATATTGGAGTTGGATATAATAATCAAACTGCATTGACTGATTTATATAAAACGGATAATTATAATTTAAGAACAAATAGTTTCTATTTACAAATTAACTAA